One window of Burkholderia cepacia GG4 genomic DNA carries:
- a CDS encoding response regulator — translation MDKIDHVLIVDDDRAIRELIADYLEKNGMRVSLAANGREMRNVLDDGAPDLIVLDLMLPGEDGLTLCRDLRAGKFRTVPVLMLTARGEETDRIIGLEMGADDYLAKPFAVRELLARIRSVLRRARMLPPGMQVTETAAMLAFGEWRLDTTGRHLLDAEGTLVALSGAEYRLLRVFLDNPQRVLTRDQLLNLTQGRQSDPFDRSIDLLVSRLRQRLRDGAREPRYIKTLRNEGYVFSSAVTTVEGTA, via the coding sequence ATGGACAAGATCGACCACGTACTGATCGTCGACGACGATCGCGCGATCCGCGAACTGATCGCGGACTACCTCGAGAAGAACGGCATGCGCGTGTCGCTCGCCGCCAACGGCCGCGAGATGCGCAACGTGCTCGACGACGGCGCGCCCGACCTGATCGTGCTGGACCTGATGCTGCCCGGCGAGGACGGCCTCACGCTGTGCCGCGATCTGCGCGCGGGCAAGTTCCGCACGGTGCCGGTGCTGATGCTGACCGCGCGCGGCGAGGAAACCGACCGTATCATCGGCCTCGAGATGGGCGCCGACGACTATCTCGCGAAGCCGTTCGCAGTGCGCGAGCTGCTCGCGCGGATCCGCTCGGTGCTGCGTCGCGCGCGCATGCTGCCGCCCGGCATGCAGGTGACGGAGACGGCCGCGATGCTCGCGTTCGGCGAATGGCGGCTCGACACGACGGGGCGCCACCTGCTCGACGCGGAAGGCACGCTGGTTGCGCTGAGCGGCGCCGAATACCGGCTGCTGCGCGTGTTCCTCGACAATCCGCAGCGCGTGCTGACGCGCGACCAGTTGCTGAACCTCACGCAGGGGCGGCAGTCCGATCCGTTCGACCGGTCGATCGACCTGCTCGTGAGCCGGCTGCGCCAGCGGCTGCGCGACGGCGCGCGCGAGCCGCGCTACATCAAGACGCTGCGCAACGAGGGCTACGTGTTCTCGTCGGCCGTGACCACGGTCGAAGGCACCGCATGA